The bacterium genome segment GGCATCACGTTTGGCATTATGATGGCGTTGACGGCCGGAATCGAACAATGGCTGATCATAACTCTGATCATAATATTTGGAGGCGGTTGGTATTTTTTCATGGCCGCTGTCAGTGTTTCCGTCTCAGCATCCGTGTCGCATCAGGTTTGGCCGCTAAAATATCAGACGTTCGAGGCATTACGGCGCGGACGGGTGTGGAACCAGAACTTCGGCATAAGCCTGCTTCGGGGTATTTTTTGGAGTTTTATTATTCTGGGAGCAGGCTCTCTCATACTCCAGTCCATTCCTGGAACGGCTTTTTTGCTAAATCAGCAGAGTCACCAGAAATTCGGGTCGAACACGTCGTTATTTTTAATTGGTGCGTCGGTGTGGACGTCGATTATTTATTTTCACTGTTTTTACCTCCTGGCGCTTTCCGGCATTCGAGCAAAGATCAAATCCGTCTGGTTCATTTATGCTGTTGGAATTTTTATCGGTTTTATTTATCCGTACGTTTTTAATGAGGCCTCTCCAATTCCTACCCGAATCATGCTTGGGGCCGGTTTGGGGGCTCTTTTTACATTTTTATTATTGCGCTACGACTTTCTGACGCTCATTGTCGCGGGAATGTTAACCTATATCATTCAGGAAAGTACTTTTCTTTTTTATCTGGGCGACATGATGCAAATATCTATTCTCATTTTCTTTTACGCCTTTGTTCTGGTTGTCGCCTTGGTGGGTGTATTCAGCAGGGAGTCCGGCGAAGATATTCTGGAATATGTTCCGGAATACGTAACGGAGATCGAAAACAAGAAGCGTATGAATAGGGAATTTGAGATTGCGCGTCAGATCCAAAGCACTTTGCTTTGCCGAAGCAATCCGCAGAGCGATGTATTTGAGATCGCGAGCATGTGTAGTCCCGCCTATGAAGCAGGCGGAGATTATTATGATTTTATAAATTTTGCAGACGGCGATAATCACAAAGTAGGCGTCGTTATCGGTGATGTTTCCGGAAAAGGCGTTTCCGCGGCTTTTTATATGACGCTCGTGAAGGGTATCGTACAAACCCAGGCCGGCATTACTCCGGATTCGACCAAAGAAACTTTATGCCGGGTCAACGATGTATTTTACGATCAGATCGACCGAGGAAAATTTATCAGCATGATCTATGCGATTTTTGATTTCAATAAGAAGAAAATGATCATGTCGCGCGCAGGACACAATCCCGTTCTGATTAAAAAAACGGATACACGGCCTGAAACGCATACGCCATCGGGGATTGCTATCGGCCTGTCGCGAGGTAAAGCCTTCTCTGATTCTCTCGAAGAAATTGAAGTGCAATTCAAACCTGGAGATGTATTTGTGTTTTACACTGATGGTTTTTCAGAGGCGATGAATAAACGAGGCGAGGAATACGGCGAGCACCGGTTATCGGAACTCATTCAGAAAAACGGACTAGTGTCTGCACAAGCCATTGTCGACACGATCACAAAGGATGTTACAACTTTTGTCGGATCGGTTCCTCAACATGACGACATGACTATGATAGTCGTTAAGATCAAATAGTCAAGCATTGATCGGTGTTACGAAAAGAAATACATGTATTTATTTATATTCAAGACATTCCGTTTCCTCTCTTTCACGATCATCGTGTTCTGCTTTTTCTACTCGGTCTTTTCTGTCGCCAGCGTTTCGATCCTCATGCCGTTCGTTAATTTTATTTTTACCGACTATCGCCCGGACGCAAATACATTTCTGTTTCCGCTTTTTGAAAGTGAGAAAAGCGTCTTGCTGGCCGCCTTGTGCCTGATAACTTGGTTCCTATTCCTGCTGAAAAACCTGTCTTTTGTTGCCGCGCAGCTTCGAGCCTCCCGAATGAAAAACGAACTTCTTCAGCATTTGCGCGAAGATTACATGCAGAGAGTTTTTGGCCAGGATATGTTCTATTTTCATAATATTCCCGCCGGATATATTACTTCGCGGGTTTTTGAAGTCACAAGGCAATTATCCGAAAAACTCAGCCTCGGATTCTATGACGTTGCGCGCAATATTCCGCTTACCCTATTATATTCGGCCGTTTTAATTTTTATCAGCTGGAAACTTATGGCGCTGAGCCTGGTTCTAATTCCGTTGATCAGTTTGGCCGGCAATCGTTTCCATAAAATCCTGCAGAAATCTATAGCAGACGAGCAACATGCCCTCAGCAGGCTTATTCATCACCTACAGCAAAAATTGTACGGCATCAAGCTTATCAAACTGTTTAACTCGGAAAAATTTGAGCTCGGTAAGTTTCACGAGCAAAGCTCTGAGTTAAAACGCGTTTTTCAATTCAGAGACCGTGTAGAATCAATCGGCGTATCGGTTGTTGAAATGATCGGCGTCAGCGCCGGCGTGCTTTTGCTGTATGTGATCGGAACAGAGACGCTGGGCGGACAATTCCAATATGGACCTGGCGGATTTGTCTTATTCATCGCCGCCGTCTTTTCTTTAATCGATCCTGTTAAAAACTTGATCCGGTCCGTTCATTCGCTCAAAGAAGCCGATGTCCTATGGGCAACGCTGCGGCAATTGAAAGTCAAAGAACATGTTGAGCCTGAAATTTCAGAATCACCGCAACTATTTGAAAAGCAGATTGTGTTTGATAATGTTTCTTTCCATTTTGAAAATCGTTCTGATCCGGTTTTTGAGAACCTTAATCTAAAGATCAACCACGGCGAAAAAATTATGCTTACTGGGAAAAGCGGTGTCGGGAAAAGTACGCTGATTGATTTACTTTTGGGCTTATATCAACCTTCCAGTGGCGTCGTATCAATTGACAAGATACCCCTGATCAACATAAACAGGAAATATTTGTCACGTATTTTTGGCGTTGTAACGCAGGAGGCATTCTTATTTCACGACACAATTAGAAATAATATAGCTTACGATATGTATGAAATTACCGATGATCAAATCATGGAAGCCCTTCATAAGGTTCAGCTATTAGAGTGGTATATACAACAGCCGCACGGATTAGATACCGTGATCGGCGACCGAGGACAAACGATGTCCGGCGGGGAAAAACAGAGACTAATACTCGCAAGGCTAATCTTGCGAAACCCGGACATTCTCATTTTTGACGAAGCAACGTCGTCATTGGACATCCCGGCGGAAAAAGCGCTATATGCCACTATCCTTAATTTATTTTCCGATAAAACGATGATTTTCATTTCGCATCGGCATACGCTCTATCCGTTTACCGGACGCATCGTCGAGATTAAAAATCGAGGCATTACTGAACGCGCCGTTTCGTCAAGTTTTGCTTGATGAACAAATGATTTTTAACTATTATTCATAGTCCATCTCCCGCTGATTTCGCAGATTCACGCAGATGTTTTTCACCCGTGTAAATTAGCGGCATCTGCGGGATAAATCATGTAAGCTAAGCAGGTACACAAAACATATTACTTTCAGGAGACGATATGCCGCGAATGGTACATTGCGCTAAATTAGGCGCTGAATTAGAAGGATTGGATCGGGCGCCGATCCCGGGAGAACTTGGCAAAAAGGTGTTTGAAAATATTTCCAAACAGGCGTGGAAAATGTTTGAGGATCATTTCAAAATGGTGATGAATGAATACCGCTTGAATTTAATGGATCCAAGAACCGATGAGATTTTCAAGCAACAGGTGACTGAGTTCTTATTCAGCGGATCGGCACGGGCGCCGGAAGGATTTACGGAACAGAAGTAAATATCATTCTGCACGGCGATTCTTAACCTTGATCCCCTTGAAGAGCAGAAAAAGGCCGGCCAACCCAGCTGACATACCTAACCAGAAAAACAAGATCGCAGTTGTTCTATAATCACCCACGTTGTTAAACGCAGTTAAAATGCCAATAAATTCGAGTAAAACACCTAAAAGAAATTTTTTGGTAAACCGCATATTGAATATCTCCACATCAAGATACTGTTTTTTTTCAATCAGTCCAATTTCTTTTTCAGATTAATAATACTCATTTCCGTAAATACACGTATTGTCAAACCTTATATAATTTATTATCATAAAAAGTAACCGTTATCTGGTTGCGTGCATGATTACGCATGAAATTAGATAGGGTGAAGGAGGTTTCATGGCGATCGCATTATTTATTGTGGGACATTGGTATCTGTCACTGTTCTCACAAAGTTTTTTTCTTCACCGGTATTCGGCTCATAAGATGTTCAATTTATCAAAGTTTTGGGAGAAAGTTTTTTACTTTTTAACTTTTATAAGTCAGGGATCGTCATTCTTGAATCCCCGCGCCTATGCGATTATGCACCGAATGCATCACGCGTTTAGCGATACAGAAAAAGACCCTCATTCGCCGCATTTTTTCAAAGATGTGTTCCGTATGATGTGGCGTACTAAAGAAATTTATATGGGATTTGTAAAAGGTCTTCGGTCACCTGAAAAAGAATTTGACGGGAACTGTCCTGAGTGGAAATGGATGGACAGAATTTCCGATGCTTGGCCGGTTCGCGTCGCATGGGGTGTTCTGTATTTTATTTTCTATTATTTTTTTGTTCCGGCCGGATGGGAATGGTTATACGCCTTACTTCCGATACATTTTCTGATGGGCCCTATTCACGGAGCTATTGTCAATTGGTGTGGCCATAAATACGGCTATGCCAATTACGATAACCGGGATCATTCAAAAAATTCTCTGGCTTGGGATTTTTTGATGCTGGGTGAATTGTTCCAGAATAATCACCACAAGTTCCCAAACAGCGCCAATTTTGCACAGCGGTGGTTTGAACTGGATCCGACTTACCCGATCATGAGGGTATTGGACTGGATGAAGATAATTAAGTTGAGAAAAAGAATAATGTCTGATTAATGGAGGAATTGATGGGCACGTTAAAAATCATTTTTGGTCTCGTTTTAGTCGGTATGGTGTACACCGTGATATCGACAAGTTATCAAAGCAACCTCTTCGAACTTATCCGCACTTGGGATTCAACCAATGTCATGGCTCCTTGGTTTTCCGCTACGCTTTGGGATTTCTATGCTAATG includes the following:
- a CDS encoding SpoIIE family protein phosphatase, which translates into the protein MVCDLGNSFSVFFPKSGMDPFHRIGISLLFYFKGIPSDRSLARRLEHPFVGIRSVLCFVVYPLFMAHDQEVKSTSSGEITMKTFFRKSDWFVMAAAVAAICYFAVTYHSTYPEAALNEMISRKESLKIAEQLMQSGKVVTPAFMDSFQLNDRIYANQKQIQYLQETFGLKEANRIMTSEIPVYVWNFSWNKFEGGNVNLGRNEKDEEERPDDRNTEDVRLFLDRTGQLTHYSCQLKYQDSVMVLRGDHAEFPKLIPTPPVPDLFVVDSARRTAYEFLKNVANIDIDNFQENPFQANLKNNRPSFEFSFLSMNKSFNVSKQVKIRIENKKVSFFDVRYQLPTDFVLHKDRRFAKFLDTIDVFIFLLFVVITAIYFFVRFKSGAFDFKLGVFFGSIVGITFGIMMALTAGIEQWLIITLIIIFGGGWYFFMAAVSVSVSASVSHQVWPLKYQTFEALRRGRVWNQNFGISLLRGIFWSFIILGAGSLILQSIPGTAFLLNQQSHQKFGSNTSLFLIGASVWTSIIYFHCFYLLALSGIRAKIKSVWFIYAVGIFIGFIYPYVFNEASPIPTRIMLGAGLGALFTFLLLRYDFLTLIVAGMLTYIIQESTFLFYLGDMMQISILIFFYAFVLVVALVGVFSRESGEDILEYVPEYVTEIENKKRMNREFEIARQIQSTLLCRSNPQSDVFEIASMCSPAYEAGGDYYDFINFADGDNHKVGVVIGDVSGKGVSAAFYMTLVKGIVQTQAGITPDSTKETLCRVNDVFYDQIDRGKFISMIYAIFDFNKKKMIMSRAGHNPVLIKKTDTRPETHTPSGIAIGLSRGKAFSDSLEEIEVQFKPGDVFVFYTDGFSEAMNKRGEEYGEHRLSELIQKNGLVSAQAIVDTITKDVTTFVGSVPQHDDMTMIVVKIK
- a CDS encoding ABC transporter ATP-binding protein, whose product is MYLFIFKTFRFLSFTIIVFCFFYSVFSVASVSILMPFVNFIFTDYRPDANTFLFPLFESEKSVLLAALCLITWFLFLLKNLSFVAAQLRASRMKNELLQHLREDYMQRVFGQDMFYFHNIPAGYITSRVFEVTRQLSEKLSLGFYDVARNIPLTLLYSAVLIFISWKLMALSLVLIPLISLAGNRFHKILQKSIADEQHALSRLIHHLQQKLYGIKLIKLFNSEKFELGKFHEQSSELKRVFQFRDRVESIGVSVVEMIGVSAGVLLLYVIGTETLGGQFQYGPGGFVLFIAAVFSLIDPVKNLIRSVHSLKEADVLWATLRQLKVKEHVEPEISESPQLFEKQIVFDNVSFHFENRSDPVFENLNLKINHGEKIMLTGKSGVGKSTLIDLLLGLYQPSSGVVSIDKIPLININRKYLSRIFGVVTQEAFLFHDTIRNNIAYDMYEITDDQIMEALHKVQLLEWYIQQPHGLDTVIGDRGQTMSGGEKQRLILARLILRNPDILIFDEATSSLDIPAEKALYATILNLFSDKTMIFISHRHTLYPFTGRIVEIKNRGITERAVSSSFA
- a CDS encoding oxidative damage protection protein, with the protein product MPRMVHCAKLGAELEGLDRAPIPGELGKKVFENISKQAWKMFEDHFKMVMNEYRLNLMDPRTDEIFKQQVTEFLFSGSARAPEGFTEQK
- a CDS encoding acyl-CoA desaturase; translation: MAIALFIVGHWYLSLFSQSFFLHRYSAHKMFNLSKFWEKVFYFLTFISQGSSFLNPRAYAIMHRMHHAFSDTEKDPHSPHFFKDVFRMMWRTKEIYMGFVKGLRSPEKEFDGNCPEWKWMDRISDAWPVRVAWGVLYFIFYYFFVPAGWEWLYALLPIHFLMGPIHGAIVNWCGHKYGYANYDNRDHSKNSLAWDFLMLGELFQNNHHKFPNSANFAQRWFELDPTYPIMRVLDWMKIIKLRKRIMSD